In a single window of the Rhopalosiphum padi isolate XX-2018 chromosome 1, ASM2088224v1, whole genome shotgun sequence genome:
- the LOC132917780 gene encoding ras-related protein Rab-9B-like: MKEKAILVKQNPILKVVILGNSNVGKSCLMNRFVSNSFSDHTLHTLGVEFLQKDLDVNGIMYTLQIWDTAGQERFRTLRTPFYRGTDICLLTFAVDDDQSFKTIDSWKKEFLQYSRTTDRNFPFIVVATKVDLQDRVVSKDEADKWCSEYLSAPYVETSSKTDMNIETAFTLAVEVWASTERPSELKISHTNLVKLSRPINGSAACPTAEIVSPKCC; the protein is encoded by the exons ATGAAAGAGAAAGCGATTTTGGTTAAACAAAACCCAATACTAAAAGTAGTCATTTTGGGAAATAGTAATGTTGGAAAATCATGTCTAATGAACAGGTTTGTAAGTAATAGTTTTAGTGACCATACACTTCATACATTAGGCGTAGAATTTCTTCAAAAGGACCTTGACGTCAATGGAATCATGTATACGTTGCAG aTCTGGGATACTGCTGGACAAGAAAGATTTCGTACATTACGAACACCTTTTTATAGAGGAACTGACATTTGTTTGCTAACGTTTGCTGTTGATGATGACCAAAGCTTTAAAACTATAGATTCGTGGAAAAAAGAATTCTTACAATATTCCAGGACAACTGATAGGAATTTTCCGTTTATTGTTGTTGCTACAAAg GTAGACCTACAAGACCGAGTAGTTTCTAAAGATGAAGCAGACAAATGGTGTTCAGAATATCTGAGTGCTCCTTATGTTGAAACTAGTTCTAAAACAGATATGAATATAGAGACTGCATTTACTTTAGCTGTTGAAGTTTGGGCTTCAACAGAAAGGCCCTCCGagttaaaaatatcacatacaaatttagttaaattatctaGACCAATTAATGGTAGCGCTGCTTGTCCTACAGCAGAAATTGTATCACCTAAGTGTTGTTAA